DNA from Plasmodium yoelii strain 17X genome assembly, chromosome: 13:
ATtctcgttttaaaccgtggaaaagatgtgcaaaatatattataaaattacataataaggtatatttctaaatttaattatataggaataaaaataaagttattagactcattaaaatggattatgaatttatatatattaaataaaaataatataaaaattatttatatgcaattaaaaaagggaacaatgcaacttattttataaatgttataattttaataaaatattggtaatattataagaaactggtatatataaatttaatatattttaaaaacgactatttatatacttttaaggattatagtaataataaatttcttaattttttcgaattatacagtatttaagttttagaattgaaatcattaaaacagaagatataaatatattccttttctatgttcaaacataatttaaattcattataaaagtatattaatttttataataatgctcatatgagtgttattaaggataacagtttatgcaaaattgtattatatatgcatatgatAAAACATGTATTAACAACCCCCAAAACAAGGGAATTCATCTAccataaacaaaaatataatttccttttagtaataatattattattccgtattaattttaaattggatctaagaataataaaaataattttatctaCAAATAATTGCTGTATATATGattaaataattgtattacctattttagtatatatataatatgatatgATACCCCATTAACCCAGAGATTACAAATTATATTCGATCATAATGAATGATAATCTAGTATGTACactttttgatattatatttcctataaacttcataagttttattttaataacattttcttaatacatatttttataaatttttttatatggttTCTTAGTGTAGAGACTTTGTTGTtttgaataaatattttcccGATGGTTTGAACAAAACTATACTTGATTTTGATGAAAATTCGGGTTTTAAGAAATACTGCCCTAATAAAGATTCAGGAGGAAATGAATGCAATAATGATCTCGATAAAATTACGGCTGGATTTTTATGGTTACTTGAACAATGGTATTCTGCAATCATACGTAAAAGTTATAATGAAGATAATGCTGATggattttttctatatatgaTTTCATGGTTTAGTTACAAATTAAATCAAATCACAGAATACAAAACTACCCCActaaatgatttttataatacacgcataaaaaataaccataaatataatagttTTACAAGTCCTGCTTATACATTTTCAGATCTTAAGAAATTCAtggatgaaaaaaatgattttatgaatattagTATTGAAGAtctgtctaaattttatgatccATTCAAACTATTATGTAGTATGTATGATAATGTTGAAACGAATAAAGATGGCGACACACTGTTAAATAATGCTAATGATTTTGTTAACAAATGTACAGAGCTTAGCAATAACCATAATATTGAAGGTATTGTACGTAGTAAAATGTTAGCTATTTTATCAActaattatgataattttaaaaaatattgtactAGAAAAGGTGATAATTGTAAAGATATTTCATCCCTTCCAGAGATAGCAACAAGAATTTCTGCACTAACATCTAGAGATatatcatcaagttcgtcgataggaaacaaattatttacagttttatcgatatttggtgcaatagcattttttttaggaatttcgtataaggtaaataataaggaattaaaaaataattttcattatatatacgcaaacattaacaaaaaaatcatacgtttcttaacattttatattagtattcattatttggatttcggaaacgagctcaaaaacaatatttaaaagaaaaaataaaaaaaataaagaagagaatgaatcattaatatatgattcgaggATAGTGattatttcaggaatagtaataatggcttatatattttaagaaccTGTTTATTGGGAAgcaatttttgcataatttttatatagtttttatgttgtggaccTCACgttcgggttagggctaagtattatatctttatttaattttttataatttgaacactaatttaatatatgtataattccgtatgtttaatcacgagATTAAATTCAAAAGTCAAATATGCCCTCCAAAGGAGCATCCATTAATGTGAAATGTGTcgcataatattttttcatatgttatattatattaaattgagtgttcatatcaatttaatatgattaaaataaaatgtctatattgattataaatgaattcatattatgctatatcataattgcctattatataaaacttgttaatcaGGGGGTATGttgaattatgtataaaataaaatgtttctttggctaatgaaatattttatttagcaaaacttattatttgtatcatatttatttagattcaaatcgtatttttataaccgaacagtataataattttatatatcggagtataattataatttgattcATTTGAAACAGTTTCCTATAgtataatataccttcaggTTAAtgagtatatttttattgttaattaaacatttaccaatatataataggtagtcataaaatatagattcataaaatatcgatcgaaaTTCGATAACacaacgttatctataaaaggaattttatgcatctaacatttttaataatcaataaaaatatccatattaataaaaaaataaattatagatatatgtgtactatccttttaatttttgattatatatagtttcattttatgctaagttttaaattcaaattatagaaatagtttatatattttaatttatttcccATATTGGTATAAtgttagattaatcactattcatttttaagctttatagttttgaggtataaatatattacatttaaaattgttaaaaaaaaaatataagtatattaataaaatataatgttaatgttatagtttgttataataattataaataatttgatagatataatatcgttattgttatatacctatatatataaagtggtaaatattatactaataactattattgaaatattattttattgtgaaacctaatataattaaatattaatattatcgaaaagataaataataatacattataaaagtatcaatgttatatattttgttaaagatccaatttgggaattgtagttttatattataaaaaactggataaataaagaaaaggtTAAAGACTCAATTCGTGTTAAAtgccattttattattccatactaactcgtattatattataattgttttaccatagaattaataaaatatagaattttaataaattatttgaatgtatatacattgataactataacaataaaatatataagataaaaatgaactatGTAGAATGTTTagcaaatatttatctaaattcatatattaaaatagcaatatatcttatctctctcctctcaaAGTGCAATACACCAACCTAATTAcgcatagttttctattatactttaaaatttgcatcaatacttatttatatgctaatatttaatatttactaagtatgatttttaaaacaatctatattcaaagacttatttaagcttagaAATAGCATAAGTACAGATTCAATACTAATTGATGTTTTAAACTATGGAAATGATACGCGAAATATATTCTATAATTATCTAATAcggaatatttataaattgaagtatatagaaataaaaataatgttataagactcattaaaatgaattgtgaatttatttatattaaataaaaaaaatataaattatgtaatttgcatagaaagTGGAGCATGTAACttaattgaaaataatataattttagaaaaaactatattatatataataagaaacaggtatatataaatttaatatattttaaaaagcgactatttatatacttttaaggattatagtaataataggattttgtattttttatatttatacagtatttaagttttagaattgaaatcattaaaatagaagatataaatatattccttttctatgttcaaacatactttaaattctttataaaagtatattcatttttataataaagttataccagatgttagtaagaatagcattttttgtataaaatgcatcatatctatatttaatcaaaaatgtattaagcaatcctctatttaaggtaatttagttaattatcataaacaTAAATGTAACTCttctttagtaataatattattttattatgtataataatttaattattaaaaagttataatatatttaactacagacagctgttatatatagggttaaagtatttgcgtcaCATACTTGGTGCATTGTATATAAAAGCATCATGAttctactcaatttacaaatataaaatgaaatttcaTCACAATGGATAAGAacgtggtatatgcattttttaataataataataatttcctttacattttttgatattgtattatatataaatatcattaaactttattttaataaaattttcaataatgcacatttctaataattaaaaaaaaattttttttagtgtAGTAACTTCATTTATGTAACGACGAATTTAGAATATGATTCGAATAATAaagattataaatttaaagaagATGAACATcttaaaaattattgtatTAGTGGTTGTGATAATAATctcgaaaaaattaatgctggGTGCTTATATTTGTTATATACATTCTTTGGGAGTTCTGATTTGTTTCAGTCTGTTGCTAAAAGTAACACCAATATTGTTGattacattattatatggttaagttatatgttaagcCTAATGgataatgaattaaaagaaagtctaggttttttttataaaacatatataattggTGGTGATAAGTATAAAAATACTATAGCTGATATTAGTGAATATAATAGTTATATGGAACTTATAACTAAAAATCACGATTTGACGAATGtgaatatgaataaaaatattatatctgaattatatgatgcatttaaattattatgtgaaaTGTATACTGAATTTAATGAAAACACGTCAAATTGCACAAAATGTTCGGGAAAAGCTGAtcaatttgttaaaaaatatgaaaaacttaAGAACGATTCTAGTATTGCTAAAAATAGTTCATATAGTAAAGTATTGTGTACtttatcaactgattatgataatttaaaaaataaatgtaaaaatttTCCACTCTTCCCAGAGATAAATACAACACAAAATAGTGTAAAATGTtctgaaaatattttaaaacaaatttCTGAAGAtgcatcatcaagttcgtcgataacaaacaaattattactagttttatcgatatttggtgcaataggaatttttttgggaatttcttataaggtaaataataaagaattaaaaaattattttcattatatatatgcaaacgttaataaaaaattaacacatttcttaacattttatattagtattcattatttggatttcggaaaagagctcaaaaacaacatttaagagaaaaactaaaaaatataaagaagaaaatgaactATTAATATGtgattcgaagagtagtGACTATTTcgggaatagtaataatgatttatatatcttaagaaactgtctattgggaaGTAACTTTTGGTCACAAcctttgcataatttttatatagtttttatgttgtgggacTCATATTGGGATTagggttaagtattatattttattaattttttataatttgagcactaattaaatatatgtactatCCCTGTATGTTTAATTTCGAGCTGAAGTCTAAATATGCACCCTTCAAAGGGTACTTccattaatataaaaagatccacataacattttttcatgaattataatatatatatataattgagtgtttatgccgatttaatatgattaaaataaaatatatatattgtatatattaatatatatattgattgTATATGAAGACGTATTATGGaatatcataattgcctattatataagccTTGATAACTCAaagctatattgaattatgcatatcataatatgtttccttatataatgaaaattttatttaataaaacttataacttgtatcatatttattttgatccAAATCATTTTATCCatctgaactgtaataatagatattcataaaatatagatgcatgggatatcgatcgagaatcgacaatacaacattacctataaaatattatgcttctaacatttttttaagttttaattgtagttactattctctttttgtattttacatttgtataaaaattaattagtattaataaaaatcgATTTATGCTCCTTAATTTATTGTCATAAGGTACAATAATAGATTagtcactattaatttttaaattttatattttgcagtataaataaattatattttaaaatagttaaaaaataaaatataagtatataataaaatttcatattatatttcattctattaattataaataatattgtatataaaattaacgttattattatacgcctatacatataaactagTAAAATGGTCTaccaataactaatattgaaatatcgttatattgtgaaaacttaatataattaaatattaatattaattttattgaaacgacaaataaaaatatattataaatgtatcatttttgtatatttgttaaagatgCAACTTGggatttgtagttttatattctaaaaaactGGATAAATAGAGAAATGCCTAAAGACtaattcatgttaaatgtcattttattattccacattaatgcatattatattgtcgTTGTTTTATcgtagaattaataaaatatagagtttttaataaattatttggatgtatatacattgataactataaaaataaaatatataagataaaatgaacaatgcagaacatttaacgaatatttatctaaatttatatattaaaatggaaaatatatcttatctctctcctcttaaagggcaatataacaacctaattatacttagttttctattatactttaaaacttacatcaatagttatttatgtgttaatatttaatatttactaagtacaattttaaaaactatttacattcaaagacttatttaagcttataaatataataataagcATTGTTTCAgtattaattgttttaacaatggaaaaatatgcaaactgtgttataaaattacccaataaagaatatttctaaattgaagtatataggaataaaaatagttatatgattcattaaaatatattatgaatttatctacattcattaaaaacaatataaatttatttaatttgcaTATAGAATGGAACAATACAACTTATTTGTATgcgttataattttagaaaagactgcattatatattataagaaacaagtatatacaaatttaatatatttaaaaaatgactatttatatactttaaggattctaataatgataacttttaaaattttttatatttgtgcagtatttaagtttcaGGATGTTGTTTATGTTATATGTTAAAACATAtctataagtatatattttttaaattcattataaaattccttaatattttataataaaattatgtagaatgttattaataataattatttgatGTATAAATTGcattatacatacatatgaaCAAATATCTATTAAACCAACCAgaatttaaggtaatttagcaAATGTCAATAaaagtaaatataatattcctttgtaatattattgtattattattctatattaatgctatattattattaaaaatagcaATGTGTTTAATATGATAAATGTGATATATGAGGATATTTACAGGATATATTTTGtcagtatatatattttatataaaaataacatgaTACATATTAATctacaaattaaaaatgaaattccATTATAATGGCTGATCTTttggtatatttatatttttttatcaatatttaattttattgcattatttgatatttttttacctATATATCactaataaatttaattttaatgacatttttatttgattttttaaaattgtttattaGTGTGGAGAGTTTGATAGTTTAAGGAAGCTTTTTCGTGATGGATTGAAAGATTCGAAAGAATATGATTTTAATAATggcatatttaataaatattgtcCGAATGGAAAATGTGACGCTGATACCGATATAGTCAACGCTGGCTGTTTATGGTTATTTAATGCATTTTTCGGTAAAACTGGTACTTCAAATTATGAAGATAGATATAAGGATGTGATTGTAtgtattatgatatggttatGTTATAAATTAAGCCTAAAGACATTTCATAACATCACCACATTAAACGATTTTTATTCTAatcatatagaaaataacACAAAGTACACAAATAGTGAAGttaatgatgaaaaatttaaaagttataaagaaataatagATGAAATAAAGGGATATATGGATATTAATATTAGTCATATGTCTAAATTTGATGAATTACTTAAATTGTTATGTAATATGAATAGTGCTTATACGAGTAAAAATAGTAGAAAGTGTTCAGAACATGctaataattttgttaataaatataatgaactccttaatgatgataataataatgacggTAGTTCATACAGTAAAGTATTACTTGTTTTAtccaattattataataattttgaaaaaaacagaatttttcattatataacaataaatcTTCCTTCATTACcaacaaaaaaaacagcTGAAAATATTGGTATATCAGATTCTAAAGAATCACAAGCTGTCTCCTCCATTGAAACAGCAGAATCAAATTCTGAAACTAAAGTATCAAATTTTGATTCAACATCACCAAGTTCATCGatatcaaataaattaatttcaattccatttatattaattgcaacattaattttattaggaattgcatataaggtaaataataagtcaattaaaaaatatatttagcaTCGATTAACttgtgaatataaataaattatacaatttttaaaatttttatattagtattcgttatttgggcttcggaaacgatctcaaaaacatttaagagaaaagataaaaaaataaagaagaaactggatcattaatatattattcgaagAGTAGTGACTATTTaagaatagtaataataatttatatatgttaagtAACTGTCTATTTGGAAGTagtttttgcataatttttatatagtttttatgttgtggccCAGGGTTGAGGTTATATTTGTcgaacccatattcgggttaggattaagtattatatctttatttaattttttataatttgaacactaatttaatatatgtatgattccgtatgtttaatcacgaaATGAAAcctaaatatgcaaccaaaaaaggGGTACTGCCATTAATGTGAAAAGTGCCACatcacatttttttcataaattataatatatataattaaatgttCATATCgatataatatgattaaaaaaatgtctatattgcatatattaatatagatatttgctatataatatttttcattatataagaCATATTAACCCAGAGCTATATTGAATCATGaataacataatatatttctttatttgatgaaaattttatttagtaaaacttattatttgcatcatatttgttttaatttaaatcatcttatccaactgaactgtaataatatatattcataaaatatatatacatgaaaCATCGATCGGGAATTGACAATACAACGTTATATATAAAAGGCATTTTATGCACCTAACATtcttaataatacaataaaaatattcatattaataaaaaattacattatatatatgtgtataca
Protein-coding regions in this window:
- a CDS encoding PIR protein codes for the protein MNDNLCRDFVVLNKYFPDGLNKTILDFDENSGFKKYCPNKDSGGNECNNDLDKITAGFLWLLEQWYSAIIRKSYNEDNADGFFLYMISWFSYKLNQITEYKTTPLNDFYNTRIKNNHKYNSFTSPAYTFSDLKKFMDEKNDFMNISIEDLSKFYDPFKLLCSMYDNVETNKDGDTLLNNANDFVNKCTELSNNHNIEGIVRSKMLAILSTNYDNFKKYCTRKGDNCKDISSLPEIATRISALTSRDISSSSSIGNKLFTVLSIFGAIAFFLGISYKYSLFGFRKRAQKQYLKEKIKKIKKRMNH
- a CDS encoding PIR protein gives rise to the protein MDKNVCSNFIYVTTNLEYDSNNKDYKFKEDEHLKNYCISGCDNNLEKINAGCLYLLYTFFGSSDLFQSVAKSNTNIVDYIIIWLSYMLSLMDNELKESLGFFYKTYIIGGDKYKNTIADISEYNSYMELITKNHDLTNVNMNKNIISELYDAFKLLCEMYTEFNENTSNCTKCSGKADQFVKKYEKLKNDSSIAKNSSYSKVLCTLSTDYDNLKNKCKNFPLFPEINTTQNSVKCSENILKQISEDASSSSSITNKLLLVLSIFGAIGIFLGISYKYSLFGFRKRAQKQHLREKLKNIKKKMNY
- a CDS encoding PIR protein, whose protein sequence is MADLLCGEFDSLRKLFRDGLKDSKEYDFNNGIFNKYCPNGKCDADTDIVNAGCLWLFNAFFGKTGTSNYEDRYKDVIVCIMIWLCYKLSLKTFHNITTLNDFYSNHIENNTKYTNSEVNDEKFKSYKEIIDEIKGYMDINISHMSKFDELLKLLCNMNSAYTSKNSRKCSEHANNFVNKYNELLNDDNNNDGSSYSKVLLVLSNYYNNFEKNRIFHYITINLPSLPTKKTAENIGISDSKESQAVSSIETAESNSETKVSNFDSTSPSSSISNKLISIPFILIATLILLGIAYKYSLFGLRKRSQKHLREKIKK